The following coding sequences lie in one Pseudomonadota bacterium genomic window:
- the acs gene encoding acetate--CoA ligase: protein MSGNDLFPVPAPFAERTLINEQYYQELYRESIEDPQGFWAKQAEKFITWQKPWERVVSWDFSTAEIRWFEGARLNVSENCLDRHLESRGDKAAIIWEGNEPGETRTITYRELHNEVCRCAAMLQMLGVGKGDRVAIYLPMIPEAAIAMLACTRIGAIHTVVFAGFSAEALRDRINDCGCSLLVTANEGLRGDKKIPLKETCNQALTACPTVKHIVVVKRTEAKTSMLEGRDLWYHEQIRSLNDAEIGRPEGMDAEHPLFILYTSGSTGKPKGVLHTTAGYLLQASITHKYVFDLREDDIYFCAADVGWVTGHSYLVYGPLSNGATTVMFESLPTYPDAGRYWDVIERHKVTIFYTAPTAIRALAKEGEAFVKRYNRSSLRLLGTVGEPINADAWLWYHNVVGEGRCPIVDTWWQTETGGILITPLPGATATKPGSAARPFFGVQPIVVDEEGREVPGNGVTGRLCIKYPWPGIMRTVYGDHERFIQTYFSLYPGLYFTGDGCRRDEDGYYWITGRVDDVLNVAGHRLGTAEVESAIVRSGLVAEAAVVGVPHDIKGQGIGAFCVLQDSAQGDSKTIKGIISTVREVISPIAVPDVIWFVSGLPKTRSGKIMRRILRKIAEGEYASVGDVTTLADPTVVAEIIATVKASRAVSA from the coding sequence ATGTCAGGTAACGACCTTTTTCCGGTTCCAGCACCCTTTGCAGAGCGTACCCTTATAAATGAGCAATACTATCAGGAGCTCTACCGAGAATCGATTGAAGACCCGCAGGGCTTTTGGGCCAAACAGGCCGAGAAGTTTATTACCTGGCAGAAGCCGTGGGAGCGTGTTGTATCGTGGGATTTTAGTACGGCAGAGATCCGGTGGTTCGAGGGGGCGCGCCTTAACGTAAGCGAGAACTGTCTTGACCGGCACCTCGAGAGCCGCGGCGATAAGGCGGCGATTATCTGGGAGGGAAACGAACCGGGAGAGACCCGCACCATTACGTACAGAGAGCTGCATAACGAGGTGTGTCGTTGTGCTGCGATGTTGCAAATGCTTGGGGTGGGCAAGGGAGATCGGGTCGCAATCTATCTGCCGATGATCCCTGAGGCTGCTATCGCCATGTTAGCCTGTACCCGTATCGGAGCCATTCATACCGTTGTGTTTGCTGGATTCTCGGCCGAGGCTCTGCGCGACCGAATTAACGACTGCGGTTGTTCGCTCCTTGTTACCGCGAACGAGGGGTTGCGGGGAGATAAAAAGATCCCGTTAAAGGAGACCTGTAATCAGGCGCTAACGGCGTGTCCGACCGTTAAGCATATAGTCGTCGTAAAGCGTACCGAGGCTAAAACCTCGATGCTCGAGGGGCGGGATCTCTGGTATCACGAACAGATCAGATCGTTAAATGATGCAGAGATAGGGCGCCCAGAGGGCATGGATGCTGAGCATCCCTTATTTATCCTTTATACGAGCGGTTCCACCGGAAAGCCAAAGGGGGTGTTACACACGACCGCCGGATACCTACTGCAGGCTTCGATTACACATAAGTATGTGTTTGATCTGCGTGAGGACGATATTTACTTCTGCGCTGCCGATGTGGGGTGGGTTACTGGACACTCCTACTTAGTTTATGGCCCCCTTAGTAACGGCGCTACGACCGTTATGTTTGAGTCGCTTCCGACCTATCCTGATGCTGGGCGATATTGGGACGTTATTGAGCGCCACAAGGTCACGATATTTTATACCGCACCTACGGCTATTCGCGCTTTGGCGAAGGAGGGCGAGGCGTTTGTAAAACGTTATAACCGCTCATCACTTAGGTTGCTCGGAACGGTTGGAGAGCCGATCAACGCCGATGCTTGGCTGTGGTACCACAACGTAGTGGGTGAGGGGCGCTGTCCGATCGTAGATACCTGGTGGCAGACCGAAACAGGGGGGATACTTATTACCCCGTTACCTGGCGCTACGGCTACGAAGCCCGGCTCTGCGGCGAGGCCCTTCTTTGGTGTGCAACCGATTGTCGTAGATGAGGAGGGGCGCGAGGTTCCCGGCAACGGTGTTACGGGACGGCTCTGCATTAAGTATCCATGGCCCGGCATAATGCGAACGGTTTACGGTGATCACGAGCGCTTTATCCAGACATACTTCTCGCTTTATCCAGGGCTATACTTTACCGGGGATGGGTGTCGTCGTGATGAGGATGGCTACTATTGGATTACGGGACGTGTTGATGATGTTCTAAACGTTGCTGGGCACAGGCTTGGGACAGCCGAGGTAGAGAGCGCCATAGTTAGATCGGGTTTGGTTGCAGAGGCTGCCGTCGTGGGAGTTCCGCACGATATTAAGGGGCAGGGGATCGGAGCCTTCTGTGTTTTGCAGGATAGTGCGCAGGGTGATTCGAAAACTATAAAGGGGATTATTTCTACGGTTCGAGAGGTGATCTCTCCGATAGCAGTGCCTGATGTGATCTGGTTTGTATCTGGATTACCGAAGACCCGTTCCGGGAAAATTATGCGTCGTATCCTCAGAAAGATCGCAGAGGGTGAGTACGCTAGTGTTGGGGATGTAACAACCTTGGCTGATCCGACCGTTGTTGCGGAGATTATAGCCACGGTCAAGGCTTCAAGAGCTGTTAGCGCGTAA